A single region of the Kineosporiaceae bacterium SCSIO 59966 genome encodes:
- a CDS encoding maleylpyruvate isomerase family mycothiol-dependent enzyme — MSEYDDVVAAWAQATQALVDLGRRCSDDDFAQATECPGWTVKDQLSHVVGVERWMQGEPEPHHEVPDLPHVHGELGRRVEVAVDLRRGVPGPQVVDELETVRAARLEALHRPDVDPRAPTVSPLGSTMALVDVLRMRTFDVWTHEQDVRRALDRPGDLDSAAASVAVEWIRRGLPRVVARGARVDPGHVVVLDVQGAGGFRDAVTVAAGDDGRPAGVVLAQEPPAPDAVLTLTTEAFMRRSCGRWPADGTPVDVDGDTALANRVLEAMAVTP; from the coding sequence GTGAGCGAGTACGACGACGTGGTCGCCGCCTGGGCCCAGGCCACGCAAGCACTGGTGGACCTCGGCCGCCGGTGCTCCGACGACGACTTCGCGCAAGCCACCGAGTGCCCCGGCTGGACCGTGAAGGACCAGCTGAGTCACGTCGTCGGCGTGGAGCGCTGGATGCAGGGGGAGCCCGAGCCGCACCACGAGGTGCCCGACCTGCCGCACGTGCACGGCGAGCTCGGACGGCGCGTGGAGGTGGCGGTGGACCTGCGCCGCGGCGTCCCGGGCCCCCAGGTGGTCGACGAGCTGGAGACCGTGCGCGCCGCGCGACTCGAGGCGCTGCACCGTCCGGACGTCGACCCGCGTGCCCCCACCGTCAGCCCGCTCGGCAGCACCATGGCGCTCGTCGACGTGCTGCGGATGCGGACCTTCGACGTGTGGACCCACGAGCAGGACGTCCGGCGGGCGCTCGACCGGCCCGGCGACCTCGACTCCGCGGCGGCCTCGGTCGCGGTGGAGTGGATCCGTCGCGGGCTGCCACGGGTCGTCGCGCGCGGTGCCCGGGTCGACCCGGGCCACGTGGTCGTCCTCGACGTCCAGGGTGCCGGCGGGTTCCGGGACGCCGTCACCGTCGCGGCGGGGGACGACGGCCGCCCGGCCGGAGTCGTGCTGGCGCAGGAGCCGCCGGCACCGGACGCGGTGCTGACCCTGACGACCGAGGCGTTCATGCGGCGCAGCTGCGGGCGGTGGCCCGCCGACGGCACGCCCGTCGATGTCGACGGTGACACCGCGCTCGCCAACCGGGTGCTCGAGGCGATGGCCGTGACCCCGTAA
- a CDS encoding alpha-ketoacid dehydrogenase subunit beta — protein MTIAKAVNSGLRRAMEDDPKVLVMGEDVGKLGGVFRVTDGLQKDFGEDRVIDTPLAESGIVGTAIGLALRGFRPVAEIQFDGFIYPAYDQIVSQLAKMGYRSAGSVRLPVVIRVPYGGGIGAVEHHSESPEAYFAHTAGLRVVTCSTPADAYWMIQDAIASDDPVMFFEPKRRYWDKGDVDVDGGSDRAPLHRARVVRPGSQVTVAAYGPMVKTALQAAEAAAQEGKDVEVIDLRSLSPLDVDAVEESVRRTGRLVTVHEAPVFLGLGAELAARVTERCFYSLEAPVLRVGGFHIPYPPSRVEEEYLPDLDRVLDAVDRSLAF, from the coding sequence GGACGACCCGAAGGTGCTCGTCATGGGTGAGGACGTCGGCAAGCTCGGCGGCGTCTTCCGGGTCACCGACGGCCTGCAGAAGGACTTCGGGGAGGACCGGGTCATCGACACCCCGCTCGCCGAGTCCGGCATCGTCGGGACGGCGATCGGCCTGGCGCTGCGCGGATTCCGCCCCGTCGCCGAGATCCAGTTCGACGGCTTCATCTACCCGGCCTACGACCAGATCGTCTCCCAGCTCGCGAAGATGGGGTACCGCTCGGCCGGCTCGGTGCGGCTGCCCGTCGTCATCCGGGTGCCCTACGGCGGCGGCATCGGCGCCGTCGAGCACCACAGCGAGTCGCCCGAGGCGTACTTCGCGCACACCGCGGGCCTGCGGGTCGTGACGTGCTCCACCCCCGCCGACGCGTACTGGATGATCCAGGACGCCATCGCCAGCGACGACCCGGTGATGTTCTTCGAGCCCAAGCGGCGGTACTGGGACAAGGGCGACGTCGACGTCGACGGCGGCTCCGACCGGGCCCCCCTGCACCGGGCGCGCGTCGTCCGGCCGGGGTCACAGGTCACCGTCGCCGCTTACGGGCCGATGGTGAAGACCGCGCTGCAGGCCGCGGAGGCCGCCGCGCAGGAGGGCAAGGACGTCGAGGTCATCGACCTGCGCTCGCTGTCCCCCCTGGACGTCGACGCGGTCGAGGAGTCGGTCCGGCGCACCGGCCGGCTGGTCACCGTGCACGAGGCCCCGGTGTTCCTCGGTCTCGGCGCCGAGCTCGCCGCCCGGGTCACCGAGCGCTGCTTCTACTCCCTGGAGGCCCCGGTGCTGCGCGTCGGCGGGTTCCACATCCCGTACCCGCCCAGCCGGGTCGAGGAGGAGTACCTGCCCGACCTGGACCGGGTGCTCGACGCCGTCGACCGCTCGCTGGCGTTCTGA
- a CDS encoding 2-oxo acid dehydrogenase subunit E2 — MPDIKQFRLPDVGEGLTEAEIVSWRVRPGDTIKVNHPVVEIETAKSLVELPSPYAGVVTDLLVEEGQTVEVGTPIIAIDVDPDGAPSADSPAGMPAAAAETVPSSPSQVETPPAEGAVEPGMVGGPVSGGRQSVLVGYGPRTTEAKRRPRNVAAVPAAPTAPAAPTGPADGEAPFSEQVAAEQVEPAPSGGPRVLAKPPVRKLAKDLGIDLSAVRPTGPGGIVTRDDVLAAADGGAPASSGGTPAAGGRRETRIPVKGVRRMTAQAVTRSAFTAPHVTEFVQVDVTRTMKLVDRLRADREFDGVRVSPLLVVAKAMLIAVRRNPDINASWDEDAQEIVLKHYVNLGIAASTPRGLVVPNVKDADRMSLRELAEALGELTRRAREGLTQPAEMADGTISITNVGVFGVDTGTPILNAGEAAILCFGQVRQMPWVHKGKVRPRWVTQLGLSFDHRLVDGDLGSRVLADTAAVLEDPAQALVWG, encoded by the coding sequence GTGCCCGACATCAAGCAGTTCCGCCTCCCCGACGTCGGGGAGGGCCTGACCGAGGCCGAGATCGTCTCCTGGCGCGTCCGGCCCGGCGACACGATCAAGGTCAACCACCCCGTCGTGGAGATCGAGACCGCCAAGTCCCTCGTCGAGCTGCCCTCGCCGTACGCCGGAGTGGTCACCGACCTGCTCGTCGAGGAGGGGCAGACGGTCGAGGTCGGGACGCCGATCATCGCGATCGACGTCGACCCGGACGGCGCCCCGTCCGCCGACAGCCCCGCCGGGATGCCGGCCGCGGCCGCCGAGACCGTCCCGTCGTCCCCGTCCCAGGTGGAGACCCCGCCGGCCGAGGGGGCCGTCGAGCCGGGCATGGTCGGGGGGCCGGTGTCCGGGGGGCGGCAGTCGGTGCTCGTCGGCTACGGCCCGCGCACGACGGAGGCGAAGCGCCGCCCGCGCAACGTCGCGGCCGTCCCTGCCGCGCCGACTGCGCCCGCTGCGCCGACTGGGCCGGCGGACGGCGAAGCACCCTTCTCCGAGCAGGTCGCCGCCGAGCAGGTCGAGCCGGCGCCGTCCGGGGGCCCCCGGGTGCTGGCCAAGCCCCCGGTCCGCAAGCTCGCCAAGGACCTCGGGATCGACTTGTCTGCCGTCCGGCCCACCGGCCCGGGCGGGATCGTGACTCGGGACGACGTGCTGGCCGCCGCCGACGGCGGCGCGCCGGCGTCGTCCGGCGGTACCCCGGCCGCCGGGGGACGCCGGGAGACCCGGATCCCGGTCAAGGGCGTGCGGCGGATGACAGCCCAGGCCGTCACCCGCAGCGCGTTCACCGCCCCGCACGTCACCGAGTTCGTCCAGGTCGACGTCACCCGGACGATGAAGCTCGTCGACCGGCTGCGCGCCGACCGCGAGTTCGACGGGGTGCGGGTGTCCCCCCTGCTCGTCGTCGCCAAGGCGATGCTCATCGCCGTCCGCCGCAACCCGGACATCAACGCCTCCTGGGACGAGGACGCCCAGGAGATCGTCCTGAAGCACTACGTCAACCTCGGCATCGCCGCCTCCACCCCCCGCGGCCTCGTCGTCCCGAACGTCAAGGACGCCGACCGGATGTCGCTGCGCGAGCTGGCCGAGGCGCTCGGCGAGCTGACCCGGCGCGCCCGGGAGGGCCTCACCCAGCCGGCCGAGATGGCCGACGGGACGATCTCCATCACGAACGTCGGGGTGTTCGGCGTCGACACCGGGACGCCGATCCTCAACGCCGGGGAGGCCGCGATCCTGTGCTTCGGGCAGGTCCGGCAGATGCCGTGGGTGCACAAGGGCAAGGTCCGGCCGCGGTGGGTGACCCAGCTCGGGCTGTCCTTCGACCACCGGCTCGTGGACGGCGACCTGGGCTCCCGGGTGCTCGCCGACACGGCCGCCGTCCTGGAGGACCCCGCCCAGGCCCTCGTCTGGGGCTGA